A window from Physeter macrocephalus isolate SW-GA chromosome 11, ASM283717v5, whole genome shotgun sequence encodes these proteins:
- the LOC112063478 gene encoding translation machinery-associated protein 7-like yields the protein GSEKVGAEAVSGCEDGKKQSLKQPKNVAKEDKAFKQKQKELQKKLKELKAKAMGEGPLATGGIKKSGKKLFLVPEAMVILNSILV from the coding sequence GGGTCTGAGAAAGTGGGGGCAGAAGCTGTGTCTGGCTGTGAAGATGGCAAGAAGCAGTCCCTGAAGCAGCCCAAGAATGTGGCCAAGGAAGATAAGGCATTCAAGCAGAAACAGAAAGAGCTGCAGAAGAAACTCAAGGAGCTAAAAGCAAAGGCCATGGGGGAGGGACCCCTGGCCACAGGTGGAATTAAGAAATCTGGCAAAAAACTGTTCCTTGTGCCTGAGGCAATGGTGATCCTTAATTCCATTCTCGTTTAA